In Porites lutea chromosome 1, jaPorLute2.1, whole genome shotgun sequence, a single genomic region encodes these proteins:
- the LOC140946010 gene encoding uncharacterized protein, whose product MRKQLYLVRVRTQLYLVRVQAARASVSPPWISLDYSTRQRSNMASEKQDITCFVHNVSPVKKSGPTSYFNCHLQTEKDLIGSVCFATEKKETLDAMAAQRSPVKISNFNISNKYGRSDVVINRNTTITSTTADFPYKAQDDVTSIASLSKVAPQQLVSIKGKISHLSATKTIVIQDSPVKKQEGYIVDPSGYIKVIFWGEHVDSVTPQSTYFFNNLRMKVSQNQRYLNTPKQDNLYTIKDPEPFKQTLPEVSDISTTTETIGEILGISSVTKYNCCCSCSKKVTIKGKIAVCDNCKVTQKATSCSVKWTLKIHIQNSKQPLQKLQLQVYQEAVPKLFSICHLIANETTEEEITEAVLNLDTVKVCFDTQTRKLVDIEKIAI is encoded by the exons acaaGACAGAGATCTAATATGGCTTCAG AAAAACAAGACATAACTTGCTTTGTGCATAATGTCTCACCagtaaaaaaatctggaccaacAAGCTACTTTAACTGCCACCTTCAGACAGAGAAAGATCTCATTGGCAGTGTATGCTTTGCAACTGAAAAGAAGGAAACTCTTGATGCAATGGCCGCACAAAGATCACcggttaaaatttcaaattttaacatcAGCAATAAGTATGGACGAAGTGATGTAGTAATAAACAGGAACACAACCATCACTTCAACAACAGCTGATTTTCCATACAAAGCACAAGATGATGTCACATCAATTGCATCCTTGTCAAAAGTAGCACCACAACAGCTAGTGTCAATAAAAGGAAAGATATCACATCTAAGTGCGACCAAAACTATAGTCATCCAAGATTCTCCTGTCAAAAAACAGGAAGGCTATATAGTTGATCCATCTGGTTACATAAAAGTTATTTTCTGGGGTGAGCATGTTGACAGCGTCACACCACAGTCCACCTATTTCTTCAACAACTTGAGAATGAAAGTATCTCAGAATCAAAGATACTTGAACACACCAAAACAAGATAATTTATACACCATCAAGGACCCTGAACCCTTCAAACAAACATTACCTGAAGTCAGTGACAtctcaacaacaacagaaaccaTTGGAGAAATACTAGGAATAAGCAGTGTCACCAAATACAACTGTTGTTGTTCATgttcaaaaaaagttacaatcaaGGGAAAAATTGCAGTCTGCGATAACTGCAAAGTAACACAAAAGGCAACCAGCTGCAGTGTAAAGTGGACACTCAAGATCCATATCCAAAACTCCAAACAACCACTGCAGAAGCTTCAGCTACAGGTTTATCAAGAAGCAGTGCCAAAGTTGTTTTCAATTTGTCACTTAATTGCAAATGAAACAACAGAGGAGGAAATCACAGAGGCTGTCTTAAACCTAGACACAGTTAAAGTATGCTTTGACACGCAAACGCGAAAACTTGTGGACattgaaaaaattgccatttaa